The nucleotide window GGGTTCACAAGAGCCTCGACAGGTACTTCTACGTGTTTGAGAAGTGACCAAAGGGCTACCCCCTGATTCGAAGGAGAGCGTAAACGCCAAAATGGTCGCTCAGGCCTTCTTCCATTATCCTTCCCGCGGAGAGCACTTCAAGACCTCCCTTCACCAGGATGTAGTCTATTCTCATGCTCGGAGACGGAGCGGGAAAAGTGTAGCCCGGGTCATCGTTGCAGGCGCGGTATGCATCTATGAAGCCGTTTTCCTTCAGGAGTCTCAGGGCGGGAGAGTCCTCGGTGTCGTTGAAGTCCCCCGCCAGGATTACGGCGGTGTATCCACTGTAGTGGCTCTCAAGCTCTTCAAGGAGCCTCTCCACCTGGAGCTTCCTCACCAGCGGGTTTTTGTGGTGGTCGAGGTGAACGGAAACGAAGAGTATCCTTCTTCCCTCAACCTCAACCCCAGAAACGGCC belongs to Thermococcus camini and includes:
- a CDS encoding endonuclease/exonuclease/phosphatase family protein produces the protein MAKMKWKAKNGIPLSVCTFNIHGKEENDGTRLRAIAKRLSELKPDLCALQEVVVDGDKNTAERLAEMLEALTGEDYRVHFVESHLFYGRYPEGVAVVSRYSLREVGVIGLNDLGELSPLLPRHAAVSGVEVEGRRILFVSVHLDHHKNPLVRKLQVERLLEELESHYSGYTAVILAGDFNDTEDSPALRLLKENGFIDAYRACNDDPGYTFPAPSPSMRIDYILVKGGLEVLSAGRIMEEGLSDHFGVYALLRIRG